Genomic window (Thiosulfatimonas sediminis):
GAATCTGGTCAGCCGGTTGTTCAACAGGCGAGGAGCCTTATTCGATTGCGATTGTGCTTAAAGAGAATGTGCCTGCTGGATGGGACGCAAAAGTGATAGCCACCGATTTGGATTCAAATGTGGTCGCAACCGGGCAAGAAGGCGTTTATAAAATCGATCGTCTTAAAGGCATGAGTGATGCACGTAAAAAGCGCTGGTTTATGAAAGGGACAGGCGCGCGTGAAGGCTATGCCAAAGTTAAACCAGAACTGCAAGAATTGATTCAATTTGGTCAGCTTAATTTAATGTCCGATTGGCCAATTAAAGACAGTATCGATGTCATCTTTTGTCGTAATGTGGTGATTTATTTTGATAAGCCGACGCAATCACGGTTATTTGATCGTTATGCCAATTTATTGCAGCCGGATGGTCATTTGTTTGTTGGGCATTCCGAATCGCTGTATAACGTGTGTGACCGTTTTGAGCTGCTGGGTAAAACGATTTATCGTAAGTTGCGGTAAGCGGCAAATAAATAGTCACCATAATTAATTAAGATTAATCGCTTGGCTGTCTTGTAGATTTAAAATGAGCGACGACTTCTGTGTCTACTTAGATATGCCAAAATTGTTGGCAAAACTGAGTGCACCGTAGGCCTTAAAAGCGAATCAAATAAACTTG
Coding sequences:
- a CDS encoding CheR family methyltransferase, with the translated sequence MEEREFLFTDKDFVHIKRIVYDYAGIDLNDSKKNLVYNRLAKRIRFLEQESFKEYIDYVEQQGEQEFVHLINAITTNLTFFFRENHHFEYLAETVIPSLVKKNQASRKIRIWSAGCSTGEEPYSIAIVLKENVPAGWDAKVIATDLDSNVVATGQEGVYKIDRLKGMSDARKKRWFMKGTGAREGYAKVKPELQELIQFGQLNLMSDWPIKDSIDVIFCRNVVIYFDKPTQSRLFDRYANLLQPDGHLFVGHSESLYNVCDRFELLGKTIYRKLR